A genomic stretch from Ureibacillus composti includes:
- the trmFO gene encoding FADH(2)-oxidizing methylenetetrahydrofolate--tRNA-(uracil(54)-C(5))-methyltransferase TrmFO encodes MTEIIVNVIGAGLAGSEAAWQIAQRGVKVRLFEMRPVKQTPAHHTEKFAELVCSNSLRANTLTNAVGVIKEEMRILDSVIIDAADNCSVPAGGALAVDRHEFAGYVTDKVRNHPLVEVVNEEVTEIPEGITVIATGPLTSPALAEQIKALTGEEYLYFYDAAAPIVEKDSIDMDKVYLKSRYDKGEAAYLNCPMTEEEFNRFYDALVSAETAPLKEFEKEKYFEGCMPVEVMAERGRKTLLFGPMKPVGLEDPKTGKRPYAVVQLRQDDAAGTLYNIVGFQTHLKWGPQKEVFSLIPGLENVEIVRYGVMHRNTFINSPTVLAPTYQLKARPTLFFAGQMTGVEGYVESAGSGLLAGINAARLAKGEEPIIFPAETALGSMARYITEAPAKHFQPMNVNFGLFPELGERVKSKQERAQKHADRALTTIQNFVNSQTI; translated from the coding sequence ATGACAGAAATAATTGTAAATGTAATTGGTGCAGGCCTTGCAGGAAGTGAAGCAGCTTGGCAAATTGCCCAACGTGGGGTAAAGGTTCGTTTATTTGAAATGCGACCAGTGAAACAAACACCTGCGCATCATACAGAAAAATTTGCAGAACTAGTTTGTTCGAATTCATTACGTGCGAACACGTTAACAAATGCAGTCGGCGTAATTAAAGAAGAAATGCGTATTTTAGACTCAGTAATTATTGACGCGGCTGACAATTGTTCCGTGCCAGCAGGTGGAGCACTAGCTGTAGACCGCCATGAGTTTGCTGGTTATGTTACAGATAAAGTTCGTAATCATCCGTTAGTAGAAGTAGTGAATGAAGAAGTTACGGAAATTCCAGAAGGGATTACAGTTATTGCTACGGGTCCACTGACTTCACCAGCTTTAGCAGAACAAATTAAAGCGCTAACGGGAGAAGAGTATTTATACTTCTACGACGCTGCAGCTCCGATCGTTGAAAAAGATAGTATTGATATGGATAAAGTATATTTAAAATCACGTTATGATAAAGGCGAAGCGGCCTATTTAAACTGTCCTATGACAGAAGAAGAATTTAATCGTTTTTACGATGCACTTGTATCTGCCGAGACAGCTCCTTTAAAAGAATTTGAGAAAGAAAAATATTTTGAAGGCTGTATGCCAGTAGAAGTTATGGCAGAGCGCGGTCGTAAAACACTTTTATTCGGTCCGATGAAACCTGTTGGTCTTGAAGATCCGAAAACAGGAAAAAGACCTTATGCAGTTGTGCAATTAAGACAAGATGATGCTGCAGGTACTTTATACAATATCGTTGGTTTCCAAACACACTTAAAATGGGGACCACAAAAAGAAGTGTTCAGCTTAATTCCTGGTTTAGAGAATGTAGAGATTGTGCGTTATGGCGTTATGCATCGAAACACATTTATTAATTCACCTACAGTACTTGCACCGACATATCAATTAAAGGCACGTCCAACTCTTTTCTTTGCTGGACAAATGACTGGTGTCGAAGGATATGTTGAATCAGCAGGAAGCGGATTACTTGCTGGAATCAATGCTGCAAGGTTAGCAAAAGGTGAAGAACCAATCATCTTCCCAGCTGAAACGGCATTAGGTAGTATGGCGCGTTATATAACAGAAGCACCAGCAAAACACTTCCAACCAATGAACGTAAACTTCGGATTATTCCCAGAGTTAGGCGAAAGAGTGAAATCAAAACAAGAAAGAGCGCAAAAGCATGCAGATCGCGCATTAACAACAATTCAAAATTTTGTGAATTCTCAAACAATATAA
- the xerC gene encoding tyrosine recombinase XerC has product MNIAPNKAFEQFIRFIQLEKNFSVHTVKEYEADLKEFLSFLQAEGVVDLDEVEYIHARIFVTRLYDEQKARTTISRKISSIRSFFRFLNREFELDDAPFRSLYHPKKEKHLPNFFYEEELSQLFEANVGDDPKSIRNIALLELLYATGMRVSECTSIEIGDIDFRYSIIRVMGKGRKERIIPFGHYANLALTRYINEARPVLMKRTNHNQLFVNMHGGELTSRGVRYILNEMISQASMHTKIYPHMLRHTFATHLLNNGADLRTVQELLGHKSLAATQVYTHVTKEHLRKTYMNSHPRA; this is encoded by the coding sequence ATGAATATCGCTCCTAATAAAGCATTTGAGCAATTTATTCGGTTCATTCAGTTAGAAAAAAACTTCTCAGTACATACTGTAAAAGAATATGAAGCGGATTTGAAAGAATTTCTTTCCTTTTTACAAGCTGAAGGTGTTGTGGATTTAGACGAAGTAGAATACATACATGCAAGGATTTTTGTAACTAGGCTGTATGACGAACAGAAAGCTAGAACAACCATTTCTAGAAAAATCTCTTCCATCCGCTCCTTTTTCCGATTTCTAAATCGCGAGTTTGAATTAGACGATGCGCCATTTCGATCGCTATATCATCCAAAGAAGGAAAAACACTTACCTAACTTTTTTTATGAGGAAGAACTTTCCCAGTTGTTTGAAGCGAATGTTGGAGATGATCCAAAATCGATTCGTAACATTGCTCTTCTCGAACTTTTATACGCAACTGGCATGCGTGTCAGTGAATGCACTTCGATAGAAATTGGAGATATTGATTTCCGTTATTCCATCATACGAGTAATGGGTAAAGGTCGGAAAGAGAGAATAATTCCTTTTGGTCACTACGCAAATCTTGCTTTAACAAGGTATATAAATGAAGCCCGACCTGTGTTAATGAAACGTACCAACCATAATCAATTATTTGTTAATATGCACGGTGGAGAACTTACATCCCGAGGTGTACGTTACATTTTAAATGAAATGATTAGTCAAGCTTCTATGCATACAAAGATTTATCCGCATATGCTTAGACATACATTTGCGACACACTTGTTAAATAACGGTGCCGATTTAAGAACGGTGCAAGAATTATTAGGTCATAAAAGTTTAGCAGCGACACAAGTATATACACATGTAACGAAAGAGCACCTTCGAAAAACTTATATGAACTCTCACCCAAGAGCATAA
- the hslV gene encoding ATP-dependent protease subunit HslV, translating to MEQFHATTIFAIHHNGKCAMAGDGQVTLGNSVVMKHTAKKVRRLYNGKVLAGFAGSVADAFTLFDMFESRLEKYDGNLQRAAVEVAKQWRGDKMLRQLEALLLVMDQSTLLLISGTGEVIEPDDGILAIGSGGNYALSAGRALKQYAPNLSAKEIAENSLKIAADICVFTNHNIIVEALEE from the coding sequence ATGGAACAATTTCATGCGACGACAATATTTGCCATACATCATAACGGTAAATGTGCAATGGCAGGCGATGGTCAAGTAACTTTAGGAAACTCAGTTGTAATGAAACATACAGCGAAAAAAGTAAGACGACTATATAATGGGAAAGTATTAGCGGGCTTTGCCGGTTCTGTAGCGGATGCTTTTACATTGTTTGATATGTTTGAATCTAGATTAGAGAAATATGATGGCAACTTACAACGTGCTGCAGTGGAAGTTGCAAAACAATGGCGTGGCGATAAAATGTTACGTCAATTGGAAGCGTTATTACTCGTTATGGATCAATCAACATTGCTTTTAATCTCAGGAACAGGTGAAGTAATTGAACCAGATGATGGGATTTTAGCTATTGGTTCGGGTGGTAACTACGCTTTATCTGCGGGACGTGCGTTAAAACAATATGCTCCAAATTTATCGGCAAAAGAAATTGCTGAGAACTCTTTAAAAATAGCGGCTGATATTTGCGTATTTACAAACCATAATATTATCGTGGAGGCGCTTGAAGAATGA
- the hslU gene encoding ATP-dependent protease ATPase subunit HslU: MTNQNLTPRQITEHLNRHIVGQQDAKRAVAIALRNRYRRSLLAEEIRNEIIPKNILMIGPTGVGKTEIARRIAKLTNAPFIKVEATKFTEVGYVGRDVESMVRDLVESSRRLVKDEMMESVKEQAEQLANEAIVKLLVPSKMKAKMAQNPFEMLFGGQKEKPVEDSSQDEVEVRSKRSQIAQDLKAGKLEDEWVTVEVTEQNTSLFDAMPGMGIDMGSSGMQDMLSNLMPKKTKKRKLKVKDARRVLTIEEANKLIDSDELAGEAIRRAEQSGIIFIDEIDKIASRSGGTSADVSREGVQRDILPIVEGSTVTTKYGPVKTDFMLFIAAGAFHMSKPSDLIPELQGRFPIRVELEKLTKEDFVRILKEPDQSLITQYKALLETEGVTIDFTDAAIDRIAEIATEVNQDTDNIGARRLHTILERLLEELSFEASEIGPAHIDITPAYVDQKLGAISKNKDLSQFIL, translated from the coding sequence ATGACAAACCAAAATTTAACGCCAAGACAAATTACCGAACATTTAAATCGTCACATTGTAGGTCAACAGGACGCAAAAAGAGCGGTTGCCATTGCATTGCGTAATCGCTATCGTCGTTCGTTATTGGCTGAGGAAATCAGAAACGAAATTATTCCAAAAAATATATTAATGATTGGTCCAACTGGTGTTGGGAAAACAGAAATTGCAAGACGGATCGCCAAGTTAACCAATGCACCATTTATAAAAGTAGAAGCTACAAAGTTCACAGAAGTAGGTTATGTTGGTCGTGATGTTGAATCTATGGTTCGTGATTTAGTTGAATCTTCTAGAAGACTTGTCAAAGATGAAATGATGGAATCTGTAAAAGAACAAGCAGAGCAATTAGCAAATGAAGCCATTGTCAAATTACTTGTTCCTTCTAAGATGAAAGCAAAAATGGCTCAAAATCCATTTGAAATGCTATTTGGTGGTCAAAAAGAGAAACCAGTAGAAGATTCAAGTCAAGATGAGGTTGAAGTACGCTCAAAACGTTCTCAAATTGCACAAGACCTTAAAGCTGGCAAACTAGAAGATGAATGGGTAACGGTAGAAGTTACTGAACAAAATACCTCTTTATTTGATGCAATGCCTGGGATGGGCATTGATATGGGGTCATCAGGTATGCAAGATATGCTATCAAACTTGATGCCTAAAAAGACTAAGAAACGTAAATTGAAAGTAAAAGATGCACGTAGAGTGCTAACAATTGAAGAAGCTAATAAATTAATTGATTCTGACGAGTTAGCTGGCGAAGCTATTCGTCGTGCTGAGCAATCAGGGATTATTTTCATTGATGAAATAGATAAAATTGCAAGCCGTAGTGGCGGGACGTCTGCAGATGTTTCTAGAGAAGGCGTGCAACGTGATATTTTACCAATTGTTGAAGGTTCCACTGTTACGACAAAATATGGACCTGTTAAAACGGACTTTATGTTGTTTATTGCAGCAGGGGCATTCCATATGTCTAAACCAAGTGATTTAATACCTGAGCTTCAAGGACGTTTCCCGATTCGTGTTGAACTAGAGAAACTAACGAAAGAAGATTTTGTTCGCATTTTAAAGGAACCAGATCAATCTCTAATCACGCAATATAAAGCATTATTAGAAACAGAAGGCGTAACGATTGATTTTACTGATGCAGCAATTGATCGTATCGCTGAAATCGCAACGGAAGTAAATCAAGATACAGATAATATTGGTGCGAGACGACTTCATACAATTTTAGAACGATTGTTAGAGGAATTGTCTTTCGAGGCGTCAGAAATTGGACCAGCACATATTGATATTACTCCTGCTTATGTTGATCAAAAACTTGGTGCAATTTCTAAAAACAAAGATTTGTCGCAATTTATCTTATAA
- the codY gene encoding GTP-sensing pleiotropic transcriptional regulator CodY: MNLLSKTRKINSMLQESAGKPVNFKEMADTLGDIIDSNVFIVSRKGKLLGISIHQNIENERIKKMFEERQFPEDYAQHLFDINETSPNLDINSEHTIFPIENRELFESGLTTIVPIIGGGERLGTLILGRLSARFEDDDLILAEYGATVVGMEILREKSEEIEEEARSKAVVQMAINSLSYSELEAIEHIFEELDGNEGLLVASKIADRVGITRSVIVNALRKLESAGVIESRSLGMKGTYIKVLNDKFLAALAEIKMK, encoded by the coding sequence ATGAATTTATTAAGTAAAACACGTAAAATTAACTCAATGTTACAGGAATCAGCGGGTAAACCAGTTAACTTTAAAGAAATGGCAGACACGCTTGGAGATATTATCGATAGCAACGTATTTATCGTAAGTCGTAAAGGAAAATTATTAGGCATTTCAATTCATCAAAATATTGAAAATGAACGTATTAAAAAAATGTTCGAGGAACGTCAATTCCCAGAAGATTATGCACAACACTTATTCGACATTAATGAAACTTCTCCAAACCTTGATATAAATAGTGAGCATACTATTTTCCCAATCGAAAATCGTGAATTATTCGAAAGTGGTTTAACAACGATTGTACCGATTATTGGTGGTGGTGAACGTTTAGGTACTTTAATTTTAGGCCGTCTTTCTGCAAGATTCGAAGATGACGATCTAATCTTAGCTGAGTACGGTGCAACAGTAGTAGGTATGGAAATTCTACGTGAAAAATCTGAAGAAATTGAAGAAGAAGCACGTAGTAAAGCGGTTGTTCAAATGGCAATCAATTCATTATCATATAGTGAGTTAGAAGCAATTGAACACATTTTCGAAGAACTTGATGGAAACGAAGGATTACTTGTAGCTTCTAAAATTGCCGACCGTGTTGGGATTACACGTTCAGTAATCGTAAACGCATTACGTAAATTAGAATCAGCTGGTGTAATCGAGTCAAGATCTCTAGGTATGAAAGGAACATACATTAAAGTATTGAACGATAAATTTCTTGCAGCACTTGCAGAAATCAAAATGAAATAA
- the flgB gene encoding flagellar basal body rod protein FlgB produces MSLFGGTISSLENGLNYASLKNKTIAQNIANVDTPNYKAKDVSFKQMLSEAQDSTISANRTDERHYNLEINQKSPGVYSYDNLRYRVNGNGVDMDLEQAELAKNTIYYNALIDRINGKLNTLNTVIKGGR; encoded by the coding sequence TTGAGCTTGTTCGGTGGAACTATAAGTAGCCTAGAAAATGGACTGAATTATGCGTCATTAAAAAATAAAACGATTGCGCAAAATATCGCAAATGTCGACACGCCTAATTATAAAGCGAAGGATGTAAGCTTTAAACAAATGCTATCTGAAGCACAAGATTCGACAATATCTGCTAATCGTACGGATGAAAGACATTACAATCTTGAAATCAATCAAAAATCTCCTGGTGTGTATAGCTACGACAATTTACGTTATCGGGTGAATGGCAATGGGGTTGATATGGATTTAGAACAGGCAGAGCTAGCTAAAAATACAATTTACTATAATGCCTTAATTGATCGTATAAATGGAAAGTTAAATACGTTAAATACAGTCATTAAAGGAGGAAGATAG